Genomic DNA from Clostridia bacterium:
TGAGGGTTACTCGGTAAGGCTACAGATTAAAACCGGAATAACAGCAACGTCGTCCGGATATTGTAAAATCGTAATCAAGGATAAAGAAACTCCGACAACGGTCCTTGGTACGTATTATTCAAAACAAATCGCAAAAGCGAATGCGGCAAACGCCGATATCACAACGCTTCGCGATATCAAGATTATTACAGAAAAAGCGATAATTGTCGAATTCATTCCTCTGTGGGGAACGTATTCCGGTAATGATGCGCTGGCAAATAACAAGATTATCAACGTGGCTGCTGCCGGCACAATAACCCTTTCCGATCCGCCTTCCACTAATACGTAATCAAATAGTTGCTTTAACCGGCGGCCTTATGGCTGCCGGTTTTTGTTATATAAAAACCCGCGCATTTTATCATCTTTCACTTTTCATTTTCAAAACCTCGTGGTATAATATACAATATGTTATTATGAGAGATTGTGGGGTGATCGCGTGGATAGATTTCAGCTCGTTTCCGAATACAAGCCGACCGGCGATCAGCCGCAGGCGATAGACAAGCTCGCGAGCGGAGTGGAGAAGGGCTTTCGCGAGCAGGTCCTGCTCGGCGTTACCGGCTCGGGCAAGACCTTCACGATGGCGAACGTCATCGCGCGCGTGAACCGCCCGACGCTTGTGCTCGCGCACAACAAAACGCTCGCCGCGCAGCTTTGCAGCGAGCTCAAAGAGTTCTTTCCGAACAACGCCGTTGAATACTTCGTGTCGTATTACGACTACTACCAGCCGGAAGCGTACATCCCCGCGACCGACTCATATATCGAAAAAGACTGCGCGATAAACGACGAGATCGACAAGCTCCGCCACTCCGCGACCTGCTCGCTTTCGGAGCGGCGCGACGTGATCGTCGTTTCATCCGTCTCCTGCATCTACACGCTCGGCAACCCGATCGACTACCGCAACATGATAATCTCGCTGCGCCCGGGTATGAAGTGGGATCGCGACGCGCTTATCCGCAAGCTCGTTTCGCTGAAATACGAGCGAAACGATATCAACTTCGTCCGCAACAAGTTCCGCGTCCGCGGCGACGTCGTGGAGATATACCCCGCATACAACACCGACACCGCGATCCGCGTCGAGCTTTTCGGCGACGAGGTCGAACGCCTGACCGAGATAAACGTCCTGACCGGCAAGGTGAAGGCGGAGCTGAACCACGCCGGCATCTATCCCGCGTCGCACTACATCGTTTCCGACGAGAAGCGCGAGGAGGGGCTGCGCCGCATAGAAGAGGAAATGCGCGAACGCGTCGAGTTTTTCCGTGCGCACGACCGCCTTATCGAAGCGCAGCGCATCGAGCAGCGCACGATGTACGATATCGAAATGCTGCGCGAGACCGGCTTCTGCAACGGTATCGAGAACTACTCCCGCGTGCTCGCGGGCAGGGAACCGGGCGCCGTGCCCTTCACGCTGCTCGACTACTTTCCGAGCGACTTCCTGCTCATGGTGGACGAATCGCACGTCACCGTGCCGCAGGTCAGAGCGATGTACGCCGGCGACCGCGCGCGCAAAGAAACGCTCGTCGAATACGGCTTCCGCCTGCCGTCCGCGTTCGACAACCGCCCGCTGAACTTCAAGGAGTTCAACGAGCGCCTCAATCAGATAATCTACGTTTCCGCGACGCCCGCGGAATACGAGCTGGAACGCGCCTCCGCCGTCGCGGAGCAGATAATCCGCCCGACCGGCCTGCTCGATCCGGAGATCTCCGTCCGCCCGACCGAGAATCAGATCGACGACCTCGTCGGCGAAATAAACGCGCGCATCGAAGCGCAGGAGCGCGTCCTCGTCACGACGATGACGAAGAAGATGGCGGAGGACCTCTCCGCGTATCTGGAAACGCTCGGCATCAAGGTCAGATACCTGCATCACGACGTCGACACGATCGAGCGAATGGAGATAATACGCGACCTGCGTCTCGGCGAATTCGACGTGCTTGTCGGCATAAACCTCCTGCGCGAAGGTCTCGACATCCCCGAAGTCTCGCTCGTCGCGATCCTCGACGCCGACAAACAGGGCTTCCTGCGCAGCGGCACTTCGCTCATACAGACCATCGGCCGCGCCGCGCGAAACGCCAACGGCAAGGTCATCATGTACGGCGACGAGGTCACCTCCGCGATGGAATACGCCATCCGCGAGACCGACCGTCGCCGCGGCATACAGGCGGCGTACAACGCCGCGAACGGCATAATTCCGCAGACTATAAAAAAGGACGTCCGCGACATAATCGAGATCTCCACGAAGGAGAAGACCGAGAATATCAACGTCCGAAGACTTTCCGCGAAGGAGCGCGCCCGCCTCGTCGAACAGCTCACGAAGGAGATGAAGGCGGCGGCGAAGCTGCTTGAATTCGAGCACGCTGCGTTCCTGCGCGATAAGATAAGAAGCATCGAAAACGGAGAGGGCTAATGACCGACAAGATAATCATAAAAGGCGCGAGGGAGCACAACCTCAAGAATATAGACGTCGAAATACCGCGTGATAAGTTCGTAGTTGTCACCGGCGTTTCGGGGTCCGGGAAATCAAGTCTCGCGTTCGATACGGTCTTCGCGGAAGGGCAGAGGCGCTATATCGAGTCGCTTTCGTCATACGCGAGGCAGTTCCTCGGGCAGATGGACAAGCCCGACGTCGACACGATAGAAGGGCTTTCTCCCGCGATATCCATAGACCAGAAAACGACCTCGAAAAACCCGCGTTCCACCGTCGGAACGGTAACGGAAATATACGACTACCTGCGCCTGCTTTACGCAAATATCGGCGTCGCGCACTGCCCGGTCTGCGGCAGGGTGATCGAGCAGCAGTCGGTCGACCAGATCGTCGACCGCATCCTCGCGTACCCGGACGGCACGCGCCTGATGATACTCGCGCCCATCGTCCGCAACCGCAAGGGCGAGCATCAGAAATTGCTCGAAGCCGCGTCGAAGGCGGGCTTCGTCCGCGTCCGCGTGGACGGCATAATGTACGACCTCGGCGAAAGCATCACGCTTGACAAAAACGTCAAGCACCGCATAGACGTCGTCGTCGACCGCGTGATCGTGCGCGACGAGGTCAAGGGGAGGATAACGGACTCCGTCGAGACCGCGCTCCGAATGGGCGAAGGGCTCGTCGCCGCGTCAACGGACGACGGCGAGATACTCTTCTCGCAGAACTACTCCTGCCCGGACCACGAGAATGTCTCTCTGGAGGAGCTCACGCCGCGAATGTTCTCCTTCAACAACCCCTACGGCGCCTGCGAAAAATGCTCCGGCCTGGGCGTCTTCATGAAGCTCGACCCCGACTTGATAATACCGGATAAAGACCTCTCCGTCGCGCAGGGCGCGATAAAGGCGAGCGGCTGGAACTACGGCGGCAGCAGCATCTGCACGATGTACTTCAACGGCCTCGCGAAGCACTACGGCTTCTCGCTCGACGCTCCGGTGAAGGATCTGCCGCGCTACGCGATAAACGCGCTGCTTTACGGCACCGGCGGCGAGCGCATCGTTATCGAGCGCATCAACGAATACGGCCACGGCACCTATCTTTCCGACTTCGAGGGCGTGATAAACAACCTCGAGCGCCGCTACCGCGAAACGCAGAGCGAATGGTCGCGTTCGGAGATCGAGAGCTGCATGAGCGCCGTCCCGTGCGAAGCGTGCCACGGCGCGCGTCTGAAGCCGGAGATCCTCGCCGTCACCGTCGGAGGCGTGAACATATACGAGCTGACCTCGCTTTCCATCGAGCGCGAGCTCGACTTCTTCGAACGGCTGCAGCTTACGGAACGCGAGCAGAAGATCGCCGGCATGATAATCAAGGAGATCAAGTCCCGCCTCGGCTTTTTGAAAAACGTCGGCCTGGGATATATCACCCTTGCACGCGCCGCGTCGACGCTTTCGGGCGGCGAAAACCAGCGCATCCGTCTCGCCACGCAGATCGGCTCCTCGCTGATGGGCGTGCTTTACATCCTCGACGAGCCGAGCATCGGCCTGCACCAGCGCGACAACCGCAAGCTGCTCGACGCGCTCAAACGCCTGCGCGACCTCGGCAACACGCTGATTGTCGTCGAGCACGACGAAGAAACGATGCGCGAAGCGGATATGGTCATAGACATAGGCCCGGGCGCGGGCGCGGACGGCGGCCGCCTCGTCGCGCAGGGTACGGCGGAGGAGATAATGAAGTGCGAAGACTCCGTCACCGGTCAGTATTTGAGCGGCAAAAAGAGTATCCCTGTCCCGAAGAAGCGCCGCAGAGGCACGGGCGAAAAGCTTACCGTCGTCGGCGCGCGCGAAAACAACCTGAAAGGCATCAACGTCGATATCCTCATAGGCACGTTCACCTGCGTGACCGGTGTTTCCGGCTCCGGCAAGTCGAGTCTCGTCAACGAAATACTCTTCAAGCATCTGAGCGCCGAATACAACCGCACGAAGCAGAAGGGCGGCAAGTGCGACGATATTCTTGGCAGGGAACACCTCAACAAAGTAATCAACATAGATCAGGACCCCATCGGCAGAATGCCGAGCTCCAACCCCGCGACCTACACCGGAGTTTTCAACGACATCCGCGCGCTCTTCGCCGAAACGACAGGCGCGAAGGAACGCGGCTTCAGCGCGGGCAGGTTCTCCTTCAACGTCCGCGGCGGACGCTGCGAGGCGTGCGAGGGCAACGGCATCGTGAAGATCGAGATGCACTTCCTGCCGGACGTTTACGTCCCCTGCGACGTCTGCAAGGGCAAGCGCTACAACCGCGAAACGCTCGCGGTGAAATACAAGGGCAAGAGCATCCACGACGTGCTCGAAATGACGGTGGACGAAGCGCTCGACTTCTTCGACAGTCTGCCGAAAATAAAGCGCAAGCTGCAGGTGCTTTCCGACGTCGGCCTCGGCTACATCAAGCTCGGGCAGCCCGCCACGACGCTTTCCGGCGGCGAAGCGCAGCGCGTGAAGCTCGCCACCGAGCTCGCGAAACGCGCCACCGGCAAGACGATCTACTTCCTCGACGAGCCGAGCACCGGCCTGCACTCCGCGGACGTGCAGAAGCTCGTTGAAGTCCTGCAGCGGCTCGTCGACGCGGGCAACACCGTCGTCGTCATCGAGCACAACCTCGACATAATCAAATCCGCCGACTATATTATCGACCTCGGGCCCGAGGGCGGGGAGGAAGGCGGCGAACTCGTCGCCTGCGGCACTCCCGAGCAGGTCGCGAAAACTAAAGGTTCATACACAGGCGAATACCTGAAAGACATATTATTTGGAGGAAAGAAAAATGGCTGAACTCAGATGGCACCCGCTTATCAAAGACTGGGTAATGATCGCGTCCAACAGACAGAACAGGCCGCAGATGCCGAAAAACGACTGCCCCTTCTGTCCCGGCTCCGGCAAGGTGCCGGATAACTACGACGTATATATGTACCCCAACGACTTCCCGGCGTTGAGCCAGACTCCGCCGACGCCCGACCCCGTGGCGACCGACTTCTTCAAGACCGCGGAAGCGTACGGCAAATGCGAGGTCATACTGTATTCGCCCGACCATACAAAGCCGATCCGCGAGCTGACAGACGAGCATATGCTCAAGCTCGTCGACCTGTGGGTAGAGCGCTTCAACGCGATGAAAGCCGACGAGCGCATAAAGTACGTCTTCATCTTCGAGAACAGAGGCGAAGTCGTCGGCGTCACGATGCCGCACCCGCACGGCCAGATCTACGGCTATTCCTTCATGCCGAAAAAGCTCTGCCTCGAGCTCGACAGCGCGAAGGAACACAAGGAGCAGACCGGCAAATGCCTCTACTGCGACCTGCTCGAGAACGAAGTCAAAGAGCGGAAGCGTATAATCTTTGAGAACGAATACTTCACCGTTTTCCTGCCGTTTTTCTGCGAATATCCCTACGGCGTCTATATTATGTCGAAGGCGCACAAGGGCGATATCACGGAGTTCACCGCGGAAGATCGCTTCGCGCTCGGCGCGACGATACGCCGCGTTTCGGGAACGCTCGATTCGCTTTTCGGAACGAACTTCCCGTATATGATGTGTATGCATAACGCGCCTGTGAACAGCGGCGATACGAGAGAATACTTCCACTTCCACATCGAGTTTTTCCCGCCGATGCGCTCGGACGTCAAGCAGAAGTTCAACGCGTCCAGCGAAACGGGCGCGTGGGCGCACTGCAACCCCACCGCGCCGGAAGAAAAAGCGGAAGAGCTCCGCGCCGCCTATCGGCGCTTCCTTGAAGCCGACGCGAAGAGATAACTTCGCGGTCCTGAATTATGGGAAGATAATCCGCCAACAGACTGTTTAACAGCCCCTCTGATGAGGGGCTGTTAATTTAGCCGATATCAGAACAATACCGTCGAGGATGCTTCTTGCGGAATGCGTTATAGCTGTTAATTCAAAAATCCCTTTCTCTTTGCAGCTTTGCAAAATCCGGCTTTTTTCAAATTGATTATTCTACAGTAAACGTGTATAATATTATTAGAGAGAAAAGGGGGATTAGGTCGAATGCTGTAAGGAGTCTGATATGGGGTACTATTCGATCGCGCAAATCTCAAAGCTCTTCGGGTTGTCAGATAGGACGCTACGCTCACGTTTGAAGGATGGAACGCTTGTCGGTGAAAAAATCAACGGCAAGTGGATGATTTCAAGTGAAAGAATATACGATTTTATTTCTTCACCCCAAACTATACCGACGTTGAGAACGAAGGTCGACGGGGTTTATTCGCGGATGTTTACATCGAGCGACAACGGAAGAAAGGCATCGGAATATATGCTGTTGTGCCGCTTTCACGACGCTATTGATTATGAGAGCGAAAAAGTGATTGACTTGATGATGAAGGCATCGGAAAACAGCGATATTCATTTTTATCGTTTTGTTCAAAAACGCGACTTGATTTATATTATCAAAGGCGAATATTCGGTAGTTCGGAAAGTTATTAACGAGTTATACTCAATTTATATCGGCATCAAAGAATAAATGCTTTTGTTCCTGTTGAAGAGAAGATGTTCAGGCCCGAGATTGTGTATATCTGTCTTAAGGAACAAGTTGAGTTTGCTTAAACTCTTTTTATTCACAGATATTATAAGCAGCATCCGTCCATTCACACGGACGGATGCTGCTTTTATACGGCTAATAATCTAAACCGCGTTGTCGATCTCTTCCGGCTCCTGATTCTCCGCCTTCGCTTTGTCGCGGCGCTTTTTCGTTATGATTCCGTAGATTAACAGCCCGACCGCGCTGACGACTACGGTCGCGGAGGTAACGATTATCGCGAGGGTGTAGTCCTTCACGCCGAGCGCGTTGCCCGCGATGACGGACGTGATGATCGAAGGTATACGCGCGAAGGTCGTTATCAGCAGCCACCTGTGCCATTTTATCGGCGTCAGACCGCCGACGTATGAGAGCAGATCCTTCGGCGTGCCGGGGATGAAGAAGAGGATGAAGGCGATCAGCTCAAGCCGCTTTTCGTTCTGCAGGAACTTCACCGACTCTATTTTCTCCTTCGGGAAGAACGCTTCCACCGCCTTCATGCCGAAATAGCGAGTGAAGGCGAATATCAGCGCGCCGCCGATGAAAACGCCTATAAGGCAGAGCGCGAGCCCCTCGAAAACGCCGAAAGCGTAGCCGGCGCCGATCTCCAGCGGCTCGCCCGGTATCACCGCGACGACGACCTGAAGCACCTGCATACCGATAAACGCCAGCTTGCCGACGAAGCCGTGCGCGTTCACCCATTCGCGGAACTGTTCCGGCTCCCTGACGAACTGCAGCATCGGCCGCCCGACAAACCACGCTATCGCCGCAAAAAACGCGATCATCACCGCTATCGAAACTATCGTTATTATCTTTTTTGCTTTGGGGGAAAGATGCGTTTCCCGTTTTTCCATAGTCAGTCCTCACTGTCCTCGGTGCGCTTTTTCGTGTCCGCTCGGCGTTTCGCCTTGCCGAGCGGGTTGCTCTCCATCGCCGCCTGCACCTGCTCGTCGCGCACGTGGGTGTATATCTGCGTCGTGCTCAAGCTCTCGTGCCCGAGTACGTCCTGAAGCACGCGGATGTCCGCGCCGTTCTG
This window encodes:
- a CDS encoding TVP38/TMEM64 family protein — encoded protein: MEKRETHLSPKAKKIITIVSIAVMIAFFAAIAWFVGRPMLQFVREPEQFREWVNAHGFVGKLAFIGMQVLQVVVAVIPGEPLEIGAGYAFGVFEGLALCLIGVFIGGALIFAFTRYFGMKAVEAFFPKEKIESVKFLQNEKRLELIAFILFFIPGTPKDLLSYVGGLTPIKWHRWLLITTFARIPSIITSVIAGNALGVKDYTLAIIVTSATVVVSAVGLLIYGIITKKRRDKAKAENQEPEEIDNAV
- the galT gene encoding galactose-1-phosphate uridylyltransferase; its protein translation is MAELRWHPLIKDWVMIASNRQNRPQMPKNDCPFCPGSGKVPDNYDVYMYPNDFPALSQTPPTPDPVATDFFKTAEAYGKCEVILYSPDHTKPIRELTDEHMLKLVDLWVERFNAMKADERIKYVFIFENRGEVVGVTMPHPHGQIYGYSFMPKKLCLELDSAKEHKEQTGKCLYCDLLENEVKERKRIIFENEYFTVFLPFFCEYPYGVYIMSKAHKGDITEFTAEDRFALGATIRRVSGTLDSLFGTNFPYMMCMHNAPVNSGDTREYFHFHIEFFPPMRSDVKQKFNASSETGAWAHCNPTAPEEKAEELRAAYRRFLEADAKR
- the uvrA gene encoding excinuclease ABC subunit UvrA, coding for MTDKIIIKGAREHNLKNIDVEIPRDKFVVVTGVSGSGKSSLAFDTVFAEGQRRYIESLSSYARQFLGQMDKPDVDTIEGLSPAISIDQKTTSKNPRSTVGTVTEIYDYLRLLYANIGVAHCPVCGRVIEQQSVDQIVDRILAYPDGTRLMILAPIVRNRKGEHQKLLEAASKAGFVRVRVDGIMYDLGESITLDKNVKHRIDVVVDRVIVRDEVKGRITDSVETALRMGEGLVAASTDDGEILFSQNYSCPDHENVSLEELTPRMFSFNNPYGACEKCSGLGVFMKLDPDLIIPDKDLSVAQGAIKASGWNYGGSSICTMYFNGLAKHYGFSLDAPVKDLPRYAINALLYGTGGERIVIERINEYGHGTYLSDFEGVINNLERRYRETQSEWSRSEIESCMSAVPCEACHGARLKPEILAVTVGGVNIYELTSLSIERELDFFERLQLTEREQKIAGMIIKEIKSRLGFLKNVGLGYITLARAASTLSGGENQRIRLATQIGSSLMGVLYILDEPSIGLHQRDNRKLLDALKRLRDLGNTLIVVEHDEETMREADMVIDIGPGAGADGGRLVAQGTAEEIMKCEDSVTGQYLSGKKSIPVPKKRRRGTGEKLTVVGARENNLKGINVDILIGTFTCVTGVSGSGKSSLVNEILFKHLSAEYNRTKQKGGKCDDILGREHLNKVINIDQDPIGRMPSSNPATYTGVFNDIRALFAETTGAKERGFSAGRFSFNVRGGRCEACEGNGIVKIEMHFLPDVYVPCDVCKGKRYNRETLAVKYKGKSIHDVLEMTVDEALDFFDSLPKIKRKLQVLSDVGLGYIKLGQPATTLSGGEAQRVKLATELAKRATGKTIYFLDEPSTGLHSADVQKLVEVLQRLVDAGNTVVVIEHNLDIIKSADYIIDLGPEGGEEGGELVACGTPEQVAKTKGSYTGEYLKDILFGGKKNG
- a CDS encoding helix-turn-helix domain-containing protein, whose translation is MGYYSIAQISKLFGLSDRTLRSRLKDGTLVGEKINGKWMISSERIYDFISSPQTIPTLRTKVDGVYSRMFTSSDNGRKASEYMLLCRFHDAIDYESEKVIDLMMKASENSDIHFYRFVQKRDLIYIIKGEYSVVRKVINELYSIYIGIKE
- the uvrB gene encoding excinuclease ABC subunit UvrB, coding for MDRFQLVSEYKPTGDQPQAIDKLASGVEKGFREQVLLGVTGSGKTFTMANVIARVNRPTLVLAHNKTLAAQLCSELKEFFPNNAVEYFVSYYDYYQPEAYIPATDSYIEKDCAINDEIDKLRHSATCSLSERRDVIVVSSVSCIYTLGNPIDYRNMIISLRPGMKWDRDALIRKLVSLKYERNDINFVRNKFRVRGDVVEIYPAYNTDTAIRVELFGDEVERLTEINVLTGKVKAELNHAGIYPASHYIVSDEKREEGLRRIEEEMRERVEFFRAHDRLIEAQRIEQRTMYDIEMLRETGFCNGIENYSRVLAGREPGAVPFTLLDYFPSDFLLMVDESHVTVPQVRAMYAGDRARKETLVEYGFRLPSAFDNRPLNFKEFNERLNQIIYVSATPAEYELERASAVAEQIIRPTGLLDPEISVRPTENQIDDLVGEINARIEAQERVLVTTMTKKMAEDLSAYLETLGIKVRYLHHDVDTIERMEIIRDLRLGEFDVLVGINLLREGLDIPEVSLVAILDADKQGFLRSGTSLIQTIGRAARNANGKVIMYGDEVTSAMEYAIRETDRRRGIQAAYNAANGIIPQTIKKDVRDIIEISTKEKTENINVRRLSAKERARLVEQLTKEMKAAAKLLEFEHAAFLRDKIRSIENGEG